In Oncorhynchus clarkii lewisi isolate Uvic-CL-2024 chromosome 16, UVic_Ocla_1.0, whole genome shotgun sequence, one genomic interval encodes:
- the LOC139367417 gene encoding C-signal, translating to MAAVALVQGASRGLGLEFCRNILINKAPGALIATCRNPDNAAELMSLVAQHPGKMTVLKLDVNREDDIQRAAEHVKKVFGKVDLIINSSAMLHPSGKGETSLKDVSAQGIISTLTTNTVGPLVMAKYFAPLLQKGSGAFGQQPPEKAKQHSGIIVNITAKVGSIGDNGLGGWYSYRMSKAALNMATRNLSIELGRSRPRVVCVSMHPGTVNTDLSRPYHKNVPKDKLFSTGHSVHCLMSIIDSLNIDKTGKAYNWNGSELPW from the exons ATGGCTGCCGTAGCACTGGTACAGGGTGCGAGTAGGGGACTGGGACTCGAATTTTGCAGAAATATCTTAATAAACAAAGCCCCAGGAGCATTGATCGCGACATGCAGAAATCCGGACAATGCCGCGGAGTTGATGAGCTTAGTTGCGCAACATCCGGGGAAAATGACAGTTCTGAAATTGGACGTAAACAGAGAAGATGACATCCAACGCGCGGCTGAACATGTTAAAAAGGTTTTCGGCAAAGTTGACCTGATCATCAACTCCTCAGCGATGCTTCATCCCTCTGGCAAAGGTGAGACCAGCCTGAAGGATGTTTCTGCGCAG GGAATAATCTCAACATTGACAACAAACACGGTGGGACCATTGGTGATGGCCAAGTACTTCGCTCCGCTGTTGCAGAAGGGTAGTGGTGCATTTGGCCAGCAGCCGCCAGAGAAAGCCAAACAGCATAGTGGGATCATTGTCAACATCACTGCAAAAGTCGGATCCATTGGTGATAACG gTCTTGGCGGGTGGTACAGCTATAGGATGTCCAAAGCAGCACTCAACATGGCCACCCGTAACCTGTCCATTGAACTGGGGAGGAGCAGGCCCAGAGTGGTGTGCGTGTCCATGCATCCCGGCACAGTGAATACGGATTTGTCTCGTCCCTATCACAAGAATGTGCCCAAGGACAAGCTCTTCAGCACGGGCCACTCCGTGCACTGCCTCATGAGCATTATAGATAGCCTGAATATTGACAAAACAGGGAAAGCCTACAACTGGAATGGTTCAGAACTGCCCTGGTGA